Genomic DNA from Paracoccus aminophilus JCM 7686:
TTGAGACCTCGCTCGATCCGACGCGGTCCGAGGATGATTGGGAGCGCTATCTCTACTTCAACGCGGGCTGGTTCTTCGGCAGCGATCCCGATCTTTTCGGGCGCCGTTTCTTGGATGCCGCGCTGAAGGTTCAGGCCGATCCGGGCGAGGCCTTGGCCTGTCAAAGCCTCGATCCCTGGCTCGATCAGGCGACGCTGCCCTTGGTCATCCACTCGTTCCTGGGCGGGCGTCCGGGGCCAGAGCTCGATGGGCTTGATGGCGCGGTGACCTGCCATTACCGCAACCTCTCGCTGCTCTATGCCCGCGAACCCGAGGCGGCGCTAAGCGAGGTCGAGACGCTTCTCGCCGATCCGAAGATCGCGGCGCTTTTCGCCCAAGACGCGGGCGCACAGAAGCTGGTGGTGCAAGGGGAAGGCCGCAAGGTGCTGCGCCCGCTCTTTGCCGGAGGGCTGCCGCCCTCGGAAAAGGCGATGCGTCAGGTTCTCAAACGCAGCGAATTGTGGTTTCCGCAATAAGGACGCCAAAAAGAAAGGGGCCCGCGGGGCCCCTTTTTGCTGTGCGGGAAAGGTCTGGTGGGCTCAGCCGCCCGCCCCTTCCGAAGATTGCGCCCAGAGGTTCACATCGCCGCAATCGGCGACCAGTTGGTCGATGCGGGCGAGCTCGGCCGCCGAGAAATCGAGATTGCGGATCGCGCCCGCGCAATCGATGACCTGCTCGGGGCGCGAGGCGCCGATCAGCGCCGAGGTGACATGGCCACCGCGCAAAACCCAGGCAATCGCCATCTGCGCCAGCGTCTGCCCGCGCGCCTCGGCGAGATCGTTGAGCCCACGCAGCGCGCCCAAAGCCTTGTCGGTCAGCCATTCCGGGAAGAGCGATTTGCCCTGTGCCGCGCGGCTGCCATCGGGAATGCCGCGCAGATATTTGCCGGTAAGCATCCCCTGCGCCAGAGGCGTGAAGGCGATCGAGCCGACGCCGAGGCTTTCCAGCGTGTTCAGCAGCCCGTCGCCCTCGACCCAGCGATTCAGCATATTGTAGCTGGGCTGATGGATGATGCAGGGCGTGCCGAGCTCGCGCAGGATCGCGACCGCCTCGGCGGTGCGATGCGCATTATAGCTGGAAATGCCGACATAAAGTGCACGGCCCGAGCGCACGATGTGATCGAGCGCGCCCATGGTTTCCTCCAAGGGCGTTTCGGGATCGAAGCGGTGCGAATAGAAGATATCGACGTAATCGAGCCCGAGACGCTTCAGCGAAGCATCGCAAGACGCGATCAGATATTTCCGGCTGCCCCATTCGCCATAGGGACCGTCCCACATCCGGTAGCCCGCTTTCGAGCTGATGATCAGCTCGTCGCGCAGCCCCGCGAAATCGGTGCGCAGGATCTCGCCAAAGGCGGTTTCGGCACTGCCCGGAGGCGGGCCGTAATTGTTGGCGAGATCGAAATGGGTGATGCCGCAATCGAGCGCCGCGCGGCAGATCGCGCGCTTGACCTGATGGGGCGTGTCCTCGCCGAAATTGTGCCAGAGCCCCAGCGAGACCGCAGGCAGCATCAGCCCCGAGCGACCGGTGCGGCGATAGGTCATGCGCTCGTGACGCTCGGGATCGGGCTGCCAACCAGCGACGAGGGGTTTTGCGGGACGTTCAGCCATCAGCTCAAAACCTCATCGCAGCGGGCGCAGGTGCCCGGATGTTGGTGGGTGCCGACATCGGGCAGGATCCGCCAGCAACGCTCGCATTTCTCGCCCTCGGCAGGCTCAAAGACCACGCCGATGCCGGGCACTTCCGAGAGGCGGAAGGCCTCGGCAGGTGCGGGATCAGCGGTCAGCGACAGATCCGAGGTGATGCAGATATCGGCGAAATCGCTCGATTTCAGCGCAGAGAGCAGCGCCGCATCCTCGACGTGGACGACGGGCGCGGCCTCGA
This window encodes:
- the mgrA gene encoding L-glyceraldehyde 3-phosphate reductase, yielding MAERPAKPLVAGWQPDPERHERMTYRRTGRSGLMLPAVSLGLWHNFGEDTPHQVKRAICRAALDCGITHFDLANNYGPPPGSAETAFGEILRTDFAGLRDELIISSKAGYRMWDGPYGEWGSRKYLIASCDASLKRLGLDYVDIFYSHRFDPETPLEETMGALDHIVRSGRALYVGISSYNAHRTAEAVAILRELGTPCIIHQPSYNMLNRWVEGDGLLNTLESLGVGSIAFTPLAQGMLTGKYLRGIPDGSRAAQGKSLFPEWLTDKALGALRGLNDLAEARGQTLAQMAIAWVLRGGHVTSALIGASRPEQVIDCAGAIRNLDFSAAELARIDQLVADCGDVNLWAQSSEGAGG